In Festucalex cinctus isolate MCC-2025b chromosome 21, RoL_Fcin_1.0, whole genome shotgun sequence, one genomic interval encodes:
- the lats1 gene encoding serine/threonine-protein kinase LATS1 isoform X1, with protein sequence MSAPLHLPHRLRTCSYMKRGEKPEGYRQMRPKTFPASNYSGNSQHMLQEIRNSLRNLSKPSDPPKVDFSGKMLPEDLRQQGRCYNPKNPHHKALQEIRESLMPFANEASTSAELSKHMPTEPPFAGFDETAGRSVGTAADYLAKVTYQDSMREQMVASNPSTACLKTPGATHIQQSLLRRPSWKGSKESLAPRHAIMYRSDSPGPPPAFPQAHPGGSQRANPPLPPQVRSVTPPPSRGPVPSASSWDSNPSTKRFSGNLDYLVPRISPAPPGGHQPIIMQSSAGNKFAFPPGWPQNGSPQADYASAGGRQPPPPYPLNPSSRHSPTDQMASSPSYVNGGNVPPSLMVPIRNSHNLDVTNMGPHSWSQSANQPPSSDASPSWQHSLLARSNSLNSRAGSQPSATTVTAVTQAPILQPVKSTRVQKPELHTAVAPAHPPWMQQPAHLPENSAPVVAEVPSYQGPPPPYPKHLLQQPAAPSPPAYEHGKHAPEPAEDEAESGEVNATAAEKEKKQITTSPVPVRRNKKDEERRGESGRVALYSPQAFKFFMEQHVENILKNHQQRIRRRNQLESEMQRVGLSSDAQEQMRMMLCQKESNYIRLKRAKMDKCMFKRIKTLGIGAFGEVCLARKEDTGALYAMKTLRKKDVLLRNQVAHVKAERDILAEADNEWVVRLYYSFQDRDNLYFVMEYIPGGDMMSLLIRLGIFKEELAHFYIAELTCAVESVHKMGFIHRDIKPDNILIDRDGHIKLTDFGLCTGFRWTHDSKYYQSGDHVRQDSMDFSKEWEDPANCRCTDRLKPLERRKARQHQRCLAHSLVGTPNYIAPEVLLRTGYTQLCDWWSVGVILYEMVVGQPPFLATTPLETQLKVINWKSTLHIPPPAKLSPEASDLVVKLCRGPEDRLGRNGADEIKAHPFFKAIDFSSDLRQQAAPYVPTIAHSTDTSNFDPVDPEKLWSGDSDGEDDLGDPGCWFRNGKHPEHAFYEFTFRRFFDNNGHPYSCPKPIAYEGLNEDEADCEGPEPETPDGPPAQGRDLVYV encoded by the exons ATGTCAGCA CCTCTTCATCTCCCTCATCGTCTTCGTACATGCTCTTACATGAAGAGAGGGGAGAAACCAGAGGGCTACAGGCAGATGAGACCCAAAACGTTCCCGGCCAGCAACTACAGCGGCAACAGTCAACACATGCTGCAGGAAATCCGGAACAGTTTGCGAAACCTGTCCAAGCCCTCCGACCCGCCCAAAGTGGACTTCAGCGGGAAAATGCTCCCGGAGGACTTGAGGCAACAGGGGCGCTGTTATAACCCCAAGAACCCACATCACAAGGCTCTGCAGGAGATCCGCGAGTCGCTGATGCCTTTCGCCAATGAGGCCAGCACTTCAGCTGAGCTCAGCAAACACATGCCGACGGAGCCTCCGTTTGCTGGGTTTGACGAG aCTGCCGGTCGCAGTGTGGGGACAGCTGCTGATTACTTGGCGAAGGTGACCTACCAGGACTCGATGAGGGAACAGATGGTTGCGAGCAATCCAAGCACCGCATGCCTCAAAACTCCAG GCGCGACTCACATTCAGCAGTCGCTACTGCGAAGGCCCAGCTGGAAAGGCTCGAAAGAGTCGCTGGCTCCTCGCCACGCCATCATGTACCGCTCAGACAGTCCGGGCCCGCCTCCCGCCTTCCCGCAGGCTCACCCCGGCGGCAGCCAGCGAGCCAACCCCCCGCTGCCGCCTCAAGTGCGCAGCGTCACGCCCCCGCCGTCCCGCGGGCCCGTGCCGTCGGCGTCCTCCTGGGACAGCAACCCGTCCACCAAGCGCTTCTCGGGCAACCTGGATTATCTGGTGCCTCGCATCTCGCCGGCGCCTCCAGGTGGGCACCAGCCCATCATCATGCAAAGTTCGGCGGGAAATAAGTTCGCCTTCCCGCCGGGATGGCCTCAGAACGGCTCGCCTCAAGCTGACTATGCGTCGGCGGGCGGGCGGCAGCCTCCTCCCCCCTACCCGCTCAACCCGAGCAGCCGGCACAGCCCCACCGACCAAATGGCGTCGTCGCCGTCGTACGTCAACGGCGGGAACGTCCCTCCATCCCTGATGGTTCCCATTCGGAACAGCCACAACCTCGATGTGACCAACATGGGGCCTCATTCCTGGTCTCAAAGCGCCAACCAGCCTCCGTCGTCGGATGCGTCGCCGTCCTGGCAGCACAGCCTGCTGGCGCGCTCCAATTCCTTGAACAGCCGCGCCGGCTCGCAGCCGTCCGCCACCACCGTCACCGCCGTCACGCAGGCGCCCATCCTGCAGCCCGTCAAGAGCACGCGGGTCCAGAAACCCGAACTGCACACCGCCGTCGCCCCCGCGCACCCGCCGTGGATGCAGCAGCCCGCTCACTTGCCGGAGAACTCCGCCCCCGTGGTGGCTGAGGTCCCCAGCTACCAGGGACCACCTCCGCCTTACCCCAAGCACCTCCTCCAGCAGCCAGCGGCGCCGTCGCCGCCGGCGTACGAGCACGGCAAGCACGCGCCGGAGCCCGCCGAGGACGAGGCGGAAAGCGGCGAGGTCAACGCGACGGCggcggagaaggagaagaagcagATCACGACGTCGCCCGTCCCCGTGCGGCGCAACAAGAAGGACGAGGAGCGCCGGGGCGAGTCGGGCCGCGTAGCTCTGTACTCGCCGCAGGCCTTCAAGTTCTTCATGGAGCAGCACGTGGAGAACATCCTGAAGAACCACCAGCAGCGCATCCGCCGGAGGAACCAGCTGGAGAGCGAGATGCAGCGG GTGGGCCTGTCGTCAGACGCCCAGGAGCAGATGCGCATGATGCTCTGCCAGAAGGAGTCCAACTACATCCGGCTCAAGCGGGCCAAGATGGACAAGTGCATGTTCAAACGGATCAAGACGTTGGGCATCGGGGCCTTCGGCGAGGTGTGCCTGGCCCGCAAAGAGGACACGGGGGCGCTGTACGCCATGAAGACCCTCCGCAAGAAGGACGTGCTGCTCCGGAACCAGGTGGCCCACGTCAAGGCCGAGCGGGACATCCTGGCCGAGGCCGACAACGAGTGGGTGGTGCGCCTCTACTACTCGTTCCAGGACCGCGACAACCTGTACTTCGTCATGGAGTACATCCCCGGCGGCGACATGATGAGCCTCCTGATCCGCCTCGGCATCTTCAAGGAGGAGCTGGCGCACTTCTACATCGCCGAGCTCACCTGCGCCGTGGAGAGTGTGCACAAGATGGGCTTCATCCACCGCGACATCAAGCCGGACAACATCCTCATCGACCGCGACGGCCACATCAAGCTCACCGACTTCGGCCTCTGCACCGGGTTCCGCTGGACTCACGACTCCAAGTATTACCAGAGCG GGGACCACGTGAGGCAGGACAGCATGGACTTCAGTAAGGAGTGGGAGGACCCGGCCAACTGCCGCTGCACGGACCGGCTCAAGCCTCTGGAGAGGAGGAAGGCCCGACAGCACCAGCGCTGCTTGGCCCACTCGCTGGTGGGCACGCCCAACTACATCGCGCCCGAGGTTCTGCTCAGGACGG GATACACGCAACTGTGTGATTGGTGGAGCGTGGGCGTCATTTTGTACGAGATGGTTGTCGGGCAGCCTCCGTTCTTAGCGACCACGCCCCTGGAGACGCAGCTCAAG GTGATCAACTGGAAGAGCACCCTGCACATCCCCCCGCCTGCCAAGCTCAGCCCGGAGGCGTCGGACCTGGTGGTGAAGCTGTGCCGCGGGCCCGAGGACCGGCTGGGCCGGAACGGCGCCGACGAGATCAAAGCCCACCCCTTCTTCAAGGCCATCGACTTCTCCAGCGACCTGCGGCAGCAAGCGGCGCCGTACGTGCCCACCATCGCCCACTCCACCGACACGTCCAACTTCGACCCCGTGGACCCCGAGAAGCTGTGGAGCGGCGACAGCGACGGCGAGGACGACCTCGGCGACCCGGGCTGCTGGTTCCGCAACGGCAAGCACCCCGAGCACGCCTTCTACGAGTTCACCTTCCGCCGCTTCTTCGACAACAACGGACACCCGTACAGCTGCCCCAAGCCCATCGCGTACGAGGGCCTAAACGAGGACGAGGCCGATTGCGAGGGCCCCGAGCCGGAGACCCCCGACGGCCCGCCGGCTCAGGGTCGAGATCTCGTCTACGTGTAG
- the lats1 gene encoding serine/threonine-protein kinase LATS1 isoform X2, translating into MKRGEKPEGYRQMRPKTFPASNYSGNSQHMLQEIRNSLRNLSKPSDPPKVDFSGKMLPEDLRQQGRCYNPKNPHHKALQEIRESLMPFANEASTSAELSKHMPTEPPFAGFDETAGRSVGTAADYLAKVTYQDSMREQMVASNPSTACLKTPGATHIQQSLLRRPSWKGSKESLAPRHAIMYRSDSPGPPPAFPQAHPGGSQRANPPLPPQVRSVTPPPSRGPVPSASSWDSNPSTKRFSGNLDYLVPRISPAPPGGHQPIIMQSSAGNKFAFPPGWPQNGSPQADYASAGGRQPPPPYPLNPSSRHSPTDQMASSPSYVNGGNVPPSLMVPIRNSHNLDVTNMGPHSWSQSANQPPSSDASPSWQHSLLARSNSLNSRAGSQPSATTVTAVTQAPILQPVKSTRVQKPELHTAVAPAHPPWMQQPAHLPENSAPVVAEVPSYQGPPPPYPKHLLQQPAAPSPPAYEHGKHAPEPAEDEAESGEVNATAAEKEKKQITTSPVPVRRNKKDEERRGESGRVALYSPQAFKFFMEQHVENILKNHQQRIRRRNQLESEMQRVGLSSDAQEQMRMMLCQKESNYIRLKRAKMDKCMFKRIKTLGIGAFGEVCLARKEDTGALYAMKTLRKKDVLLRNQVAHVKAERDILAEADNEWVVRLYYSFQDRDNLYFVMEYIPGGDMMSLLIRLGIFKEELAHFYIAELTCAVESVHKMGFIHRDIKPDNILIDRDGHIKLTDFGLCTGFRWTHDSKYYQSGDHVRQDSMDFSKEWEDPANCRCTDRLKPLERRKARQHQRCLAHSLVGTPNYIAPEVLLRTGYTQLCDWWSVGVILYEMVVGQPPFLATTPLETQLKVINWKSTLHIPPPAKLSPEASDLVVKLCRGPEDRLGRNGADEIKAHPFFKAIDFSSDLRQQAAPYVPTIAHSTDTSNFDPVDPEKLWSGDSDGEDDLGDPGCWFRNGKHPEHAFYEFTFRRFFDNNGHPYSCPKPIAYEGLNEDEADCEGPEPETPDGPPAQGRDLVYV; encoded by the exons ATGAAGAGAGGGGAGAAACCAGAGGGCTACAGGCAGATGAGACCCAAAACGTTCCCGGCCAGCAACTACAGCGGCAACAGTCAACACATGCTGCAGGAAATCCGGAACAGTTTGCGAAACCTGTCCAAGCCCTCCGACCCGCCCAAAGTGGACTTCAGCGGGAAAATGCTCCCGGAGGACTTGAGGCAACAGGGGCGCTGTTATAACCCCAAGAACCCACATCACAAGGCTCTGCAGGAGATCCGCGAGTCGCTGATGCCTTTCGCCAATGAGGCCAGCACTTCAGCTGAGCTCAGCAAACACATGCCGACGGAGCCTCCGTTTGCTGGGTTTGACGAG aCTGCCGGTCGCAGTGTGGGGACAGCTGCTGATTACTTGGCGAAGGTGACCTACCAGGACTCGATGAGGGAACAGATGGTTGCGAGCAATCCAAGCACCGCATGCCTCAAAACTCCAG GCGCGACTCACATTCAGCAGTCGCTACTGCGAAGGCCCAGCTGGAAAGGCTCGAAAGAGTCGCTGGCTCCTCGCCACGCCATCATGTACCGCTCAGACAGTCCGGGCCCGCCTCCCGCCTTCCCGCAGGCTCACCCCGGCGGCAGCCAGCGAGCCAACCCCCCGCTGCCGCCTCAAGTGCGCAGCGTCACGCCCCCGCCGTCCCGCGGGCCCGTGCCGTCGGCGTCCTCCTGGGACAGCAACCCGTCCACCAAGCGCTTCTCGGGCAACCTGGATTATCTGGTGCCTCGCATCTCGCCGGCGCCTCCAGGTGGGCACCAGCCCATCATCATGCAAAGTTCGGCGGGAAATAAGTTCGCCTTCCCGCCGGGATGGCCTCAGAACGGCTCGCCTCAAGCTGACTATGCGTCGGCGGGCGGGCGGCAGCCTCCTCCCCCCTACCCGCTCAACCCGAGCAGCCGGCACAGCCCCACCGACCAAATGGCGTCGTCGCCGTCGTACGTCAACGGCGGGAACGTCCCTCCATCCCTGATGGTTCCCATTCGGAACAGCCACAACCTCGATGTGACCAACATGGGGCCTCATTCCTGGTCTCAAAGCGCCAACCAGCCTCCGTCGTCGGATGCGTCGCCGTCCTGGCAGCACAGCCTGCTGGCGCGCTCCAATTCCTTGAACAGCCGCGCCGGCTCGCAGCCGTCCGCCACCACCGTCACCGCCGTCACGCAGGCGCCCATCCTGCAGCCCGTCAAGAGCACGCGGGTCCAGAAACCCGAACTGCACACCGCCGTCGCCCCCGCGCACCCGCCGTGGATGCAGCAGCCCGCTCACTTGCCGGAGAACTCCGCCCCCGTGGTGGCTGAGGTCCCCAGCTACCAGGGACCACCTCCGCCTTACCCCAAGCACCTCCTCCAGCAGCCAGCGGCGCCGTCGCCGCCGGCGTACGAGCACGGCAAGCACGCGCCGGAGCCCGCCGAGGACGAGGCGGAAAGCGGCGAGGTCAACGCGACGGCggcggagaaggagaagaagcagATCACGACGTCGCCCGTCCCCGTGCGGCGCAACAAGAAGGACGAGGAGCGCCGGGGCGAGTCGGGCCGCGTAGCTCTGTACTCGCCGCAGGCCTTCAAGTTCTTCATGGAGCAGCACGTGGAGAACATCCTGAAGAACCACCAGCAGCGCATCCGCCGGAGGAACCAGCTGGAGAGCGAGATGCAGCGG GTGGGCCTGTCGTCAGACGCCCAGGAGCAGATGCGCATGATGCTCTGCCAGAAGGAGTCCAACTACATCCGGCTCAAGCGGGCCAAGATGGACAAGTGCATGTTCAAACGGATCAAGACGTTGGGCATCGGGGCCTTCGGCGAGGTGTGCCTGGCCCGCAAAGAGGACACGGGGGCGCTGTACGCCATGAAGACCCTCCGCAAGAAGGACGTGCTGCTCCGGAACCAGGTGGCCCACGTCAAGGCCGAGCGGGACATCCTGGCCGAGGCCGACAACGAGTGGGTGGTGCGCCTCTACTACTCGTTCCAGGACCGCGACAACCTGTACTTCGTCATGGAGTACATCCCCGGCGGCGACATGATGAGCCTCCTGATCCGCCTCGGCATCTTCAAGGAGGAGCTGGCGCACTTCTACATCGCCGAGCTCACCTGCGCCGTGGAGAGTGTGCACAAGATGGGCTTCATCCACCGCGACATCAAGCCGGACAACATCCTCATCGACCGCGACGGCCACATCAAGCTCACCGACTTCGGCCTCTGCACCGGGTTCCGCTGGACTCACGACTCCAAGTATTACCAGAGCG GGGACCACGTGAGGCAGGACAGCATGGACTTCAGTAAGGAGTGGGAGGACCCGGCCAACTGCCGCTGCACGGACCGGCTCAAGCCTCTGGAGAGGAGGAAGGCCCGACAGCACCAGCGCTGCTTGGCCCACTCGCTGGTGGGCACGCCCAACTACATCGCGCCCGAGGTTCTGCTCAGGACGG GATACACGCAACTGTGTGATTGGTGGAGCGTGGGCGTCATTTTGTACGAGATGGTTGTCGGGCAGCCTCCGTTCTTAGCGACCACGCCCCTGGAGACGCAGCTCAAG GTGATCAACTGGAAGAGCACCCTGCACATCCCCCCGCCTGCCAAGCTCAGCCCGGAGGCGTCGGACCTGGTGGTGAAGCTGTGCCGCGGGCCCGAGGACCGGCTGGGCCGGAACGGCGCCGACGAGATCAAAGCCCACCCCTTCTTCAAGGCCATCGACTTCTCCAGCGACCTGCGGCAGCAAGCGGCGCCGTACGTGCCCACCATCGCCCACTCCACCGACACGTCCAACTTCGACCCCGTGGACCCCGAGAAGCTGTGGAGCGGCGACAGCGACGGCGAGGACGACCTCGGCGACCCGGGCTGCTGGTTCCGCAACGGCAAGCACCCCGAGCACGCCTTCTACGAGTTCACCTTCCGCCGCTTCTTCGACAACAACGGACACCCGTACAGCTGCCCCAAGCCCATCGCGTACGAGGGCCTAAACGAGGACGAGGCCGATTGCGAGGGCCCCGAGCCGGAGACCCCCGACGGCCCGCCGGCTCAGGGTCGAGATCTCGTCTACGTGTAG